Proteins encoded in a region of the Pseudomonadota bacterium genome:
- the tatB gene encoding Sec-independent protein translocase protein TatB, with product MFGIGLPELIVIMVVALLVVGPSKLPELARSLGKAFNEFRRMADEVKETIEEEVIKEEEKKEEEIEEIKEDVKENK from the coding sequence ATGTTTGGCATTGGTCTTCCAGAACTTATTGTGATAATGGTTGTAGCTTTGCTCGTTGTTGGTCCCTCAAAATTGCCAGAACTCGCAAGGTCTCTCGGGAAGGCCTTTAATGAATTCAGAAGGATGGCAGATGAAGTGAAGGAGACAATCGAAGAAGAGGTCATAAAGGAAGAAGAGAAAAAGGAAGAGGAAATAGAGGAAATAAAAGAGGATGTCAAAGAAAATAAATAA
- the tatC gene encoding twin-arginine translocase subunit TatC, giving the protein MAEISHKEKMIEEKQPFLSHLKELRDRILVCIIALGVAFIFTYYFKEKIFAFLMQPFIRVMPEKSSFIFTGVTEAFITYFKISIVAALFVCSPVMLYEFWMFVSPGLYAKEKRYVYPFIFLGSLCFICGALFCYFIVMPSVYKFFVSYAAEYIIPMPDLKSYMSLTLKMLIIFGLIFELPLVAFYLSKAGIINFRMLSTKRRYAILGIVILSAIITPPDMASQLLMAIPLWGLYEISILITRFFGKKEIGDEKA; this is encoded by the coding sequence ATGGCTGAAATCTCGCATAAAGAAAAAATGATAGAAGAGAAACAGCCATTCCTTTCACATTTAAAGGAATTAAGGGATAGAATATTAGTCTGCATTATTGCCCTCGGTGTAGCCTTTATCTTTACCTATTATTTTAAGGAAAAGATCTTTGCCTTTCTCATGCAGCCTTTTATAAGGGTAATGCCGGAGAAAAGTTCATTTATATTTACAGGCGTTACCGAAGCATTCATCACATATTTCAAAATATCTATTGTAGCGGCCTTATTTGTTTGTTCCCCTGTTATGCTTTACGAATTCTGGATGTTTGTATCTCCAGGTCTTTATGCAAAAGAAAAGAGATACGTATACCCGTTCATCTTCCTCGGCAGCCTTTGTTTTATCTGCGGGGCATTGTTCTGTTATTTTATAGTGATGCCCTCTGTATATAAGTTTTTTGTAAGTTATGCGGCTGAATATATCATACCCATGCCAGATTTAAAAAGTTATATGAGTCTCACACTGAAGATGCTCATAATATTTGGACTCATATTTGAACTGCCCCTTGTAGCATTTTACCTTTCTAAAGCAGGTATAATAAACTTCAGGATGCTCTCTACAAAGAGAAGGTACGCAATACTCGGCATAGTTATACTCAGCGCTATTATAACCCCTCCTGACATGGCAAGTCAGCTCCTCATGGCCATACCTTTATGGGGACTCTATGAAATCAGCATCCTTATTACAAGATTTTTTGGAAAGAAGGAGATAGGCGATGAAAAAGCTTAA